Genomic DNA from Deinococcus humi:
ATCGGGCGCAGCCTCAATCTGTCTCTGGAACGCGCCTACGTGTCCTTGCAGCTCAGCGAGCAGCGTGACGCTCTTCAGGCCCGGACCCAGGCGCTGGAAGCCTTTGAAGGCCTCACCCGCAACCTCACCCTGGAAGCTGACCCGTACACCCTGATTGTCCGGGCACAGGAAATCGTGCTGTCCCTGCTGCCGGAAGGGTACTCGCTGTACTGGGAGCGGGAGGGCAACAGCTGGCAGGTCAAAACCCAGATCGGCGACCTGCGCAACGATGAATTACAACGACAGGTGGACGGCGGACTGCCCTATGAGTCCACCCGCACGGTGCGTATTCCCTTTGAGACCGGCGAGCCGCTCTATCAGGATGAGTACGACAAGGGCCATGACAACCTGGAGCGCACTGTGGGCCATATCAGTGCCACAGCTTCGTTGCCCGTGACGGTGGGCGGGAAGGTGCAGGGCGTGATCGTCGTGGGGCTGTTCGGCACCCGGCCCTGGACCGCCACGGACCGCGCCCTGCTGGCCACCGTGATGCGCAGCGTGGGCCTGACGCTGGAAGGTGCCGAAAAAGCCCGGGCCCTGCAGGAGCGTACCCGCGAGTTGGAGCGCAGCAATGCCGAGCTGGAACGCTTTGCCTATGTGGCCAGCCATGACCTGCAGGAGCCGCTGCGGACCATTGCCAGCTTTGCCGAGCTGATCAATCGCCGTTACGGAGACAGCCTGGACGACAAGGGTCGCCGGTACCTGGAATTCGTGACGCTGGGCGCCCAGCGGATGAAAGTCCTGATCGACGACCTGCTGGTGTTCTCGCGCCTGAACGTGATCCGGGAGGAACCGGCACGGCTGGCGCTGGGCCAGGCCCTCCAGGACGCGCTGGACAGCCTGCACGGCGCCCTAGAGGACAGCGGCGCGCAGGTGATCTGGGGCGAGCTTCCGGCGGTCCTGGGCGTGCGGTCGGAACTGGCACAGCTGTTCCAAAATCTGCTGGGCAACGCCATGAAGTTCTCTCGTCCTGGCCTCGCCCCGCAGGTGCGCATCACGGCCCAGCGGGAAGACGGGTGCTGGCATCTCCAGGTCAGTGACAACGGCATCGGCTTCGAGCCGCAGTACGCCGAGCGGATCTTTCAGATCTTCCAGCGCCTGCACGGACGCGACGAGTACCAGGGCACCGGGATGGGCCTGGCCATCGTGCAGAAGATTATGGAACATCATGGCGGGCGTGTCTGGGCCGAGGGGCAGCCGGGACAGGGCAGCACCTTTCATTTCACGCTCAGGGCCGCCGAGGAATAGGAAGAAGCGTCCTCTGAAGACGGCAGGCGTGGCCCAGAAGCCGCTTCAACCTCTGGGTGTATCAGGAGACTCTTGGACTTTGACCTCAGGTCCTGAACGACGGCGTGTCGTGAGCTTCCGGCGGGCTGATTTAGAATGTCTGGGGACGAAACGCTGAGACCGGAGGCCCACGGCTTCAGCGGTGAGACTTGAGGTTGCTGCACGAGCGCGTCCCTGAGGGCTCGGAGCCTGAGACTCAAGGACGGCCAAGGCATCTTCACTCAGCTCACTGCCTGGGCAGAGGTAGAAGCCGGGGTCTTCCCGGCCACGGCAGCGAGCGACGGGGCATCCCAGCAGAATAGACGCATAAAACCCGTCCAAGCCTTTGCAGGCATGAACCGCCAGGGCCTGAAAGCCGTGCCTCCCACCAAAGCGAAGGATGATGAGTAGGCCTTTCTCGAGACCTGTTCAAGGAAGGCCAGCTCTTACTCCAGAACCATGCGTACGTCTTCGACCCGCCGAAAGAGACCATAGGCCACAAGGCCTGCCAAGCCGAGCGCGAGGGCCATAGGGTACACACTGTCCAGCCGCACCTCCACCAGCGCCACGGCGAAGGCCAGGCCTGCCGTCAACGCAGTGAGCCACGTCATGACAGCCCAGCTCCTGTTTATCCTGTCCCTGGGCGTTCGTCAGCGGCGGACTTGGGCGTGTGCAGGACGGGCGTTCCCATGAACAGATTATTGAGTGATTCGGTCCAGGTGGGATGCGAGAACACTCCGTCCCGCAGGTCGCTCGCGGTCAGATTCCCTTGCATGGCGACCTGAAGGACGCTGAGGGTTTCACCTCCCTCGGCCCCCAGGACCGTGGCGCCAAGAATCTGGTCTGTCTCGTCGTCCACGACGGCTTTCATCAGTCCGCTCGTCTCCCCCGTCTCGATGGCACGTGCCACCTTTGACATGGGCAGGGTGTACACCCGCACCCGCAGCCCCTGCTCGCGCGCCTGCATCTCATCCAGGCCGACGCGGGCGAGTTGCGGGTCCGTGAACACCGTGTAGGGGATCAGCCGGTTGTGCCACGAGCGCCGCTGCCCGTGCAGGAGAGCGTCGCGTACGATCCGAAAGTCATCGTAGGCGACGTGGGTGAAGGCCGGGCCACCCTTGACGTCTCCCAAGGCGTATACCCCCTCGACATTGGTGCGCAGATCGTCGTCCACCCGCACGTGTCCGCGCTCGTCCACGTCGACGCCCGCCACGTCCAGCCCCAGATCGTCCGTGTTCGGGGTACGGCCCGTGGCCACGAGGAGGTGCGATCCGGACAGGATCTGCTCGCCCTGTGGATCACGCACGAGGACATCGACTCCCGAATCCGAGCGGCGTGTCCACACGACTTCGCGCCCGCACAGGACAGCCACGCCCTCATCACACAGCACGTCCGTGAGCGCTGCCGCCACATCCGGGTCCTCGTGGCTCGCGAGCCGCTCGCCCCGCTCGATAACCGTCACCCGGCTTCCGAAACGGGCGAAGGCCTGGCCGAACTCCAGTCCGATGTACCCGCCGCCGAGAATCAACAGATGTTCGGGAAGTTCCCGGAGCGCAAGCAGCCCCGTCGAATCCACGGCACCCACATCGCGTAATCCGGGAAGGTTCGGCCAGGTGGGGCGGGCACCCGTGTTGATGAAGACCAGCGGCGCCTCGAAGGCCCGCCGGCTCCCATCTGGCAGCGTCGCCTGCACGGTGTGAGGGCCGATAAACCGGGCACGGCCCATCACCAGCTCAACCCCCGCCTGTTCCAAACCGTCCCGGCTGCCTGAGCGGAACTGCTCGACTACGCTATCCTTGCGTGCCTGGACAGCCGCAAAATCGACCTGAACCTGACCGTCCTGAACGCCGTATTCGTCGCTGCGGCGGGCGAGGTGAGCGACACGCGCGCTGGCGATCATGGTTTTGGTGGGGGTGCAGCCCTCGTTCACGCAGGTACCACCCACGTGCTCGGCCTCGATCAGGACGACCTGACGCCCACTGTCTGTCAGTGCCTGGGCAAGTGGGACACCTGCCTGTCCAGCACCGATGATGACGGCATCACAGCGATCAGGGGCAGGACGTTCCGTATCTGGCTTGTTTTGCGACATAGATTCCTCCAACAGCCCTCATCAGACACCATCGCTAGTGTGAGTGATGTCACGCAGCCAACAGAGGGGCAATGTTGTCGCCGCTCAGACAAAGGACAGGTGTTTCCTGGATGATCCCGTGAAGGCCAATGTCGCGAACACGATATAGCCGCTTTTTCACCACTGGCAAGTCCGGAGCGGCCCGCTGGCCGCCTGTGCCCGGTCCCGAGAAGACTGCCGTCCGGTCTGGCCTTCCCGCTCGCGTGCACAGGTGAAGGGAGGGGGCCATCAACCTGACTGAGAAGACGCTCGCCAAACTTGCGCCCTAGGGCCTTACGCTTGTGGATTTCTGGGCCTCCTAGTGTCGCCCTGTCAGACAGTAGCCCCGGTTATTGACGATCAGGCGCAACACCTCCGGGTTCAGCTACGTGCTGCCCATGATCTGGGCCAGGAAGTGGACTCGTACTGGCGCAGGTCGTGGGCAGTGCGCATCACAACTCGCACGCCCAAGCACCCGCCCCGAATCTCAGCTGCGGTCTGAATGCCGGGCAGGCCAATGTCGACCACGGTCACATCCTGGCCTTGCACACCAAGCACAGATCGGCAGCCCCTGATTGCATTGTCTCCCCATCAGTTCTCCTGACTAGAGGTTCGAATCTCACTCGAGTTCAACTCACGCGGGAACGTCCGTTCTCACGGCGCATCAGCTGCATAGCGTTGCGTTCAACACTCCGGACACAAGTTAGTTTCCCTTCTTGCGTCAGTCTCCCTCACGTGCCCAGAATCTCCGGTTGCCTGCTCAGGTGATCAGGGAAGAGGAGCCTGACATTGTGCTTCCCGGCTGACCTGACGGCTCCTGAGACGGAGCATACTGCCCGCAGAAATGACGCCGCCCGATTCTGTCCCGGCCCCTTCCATCGCGCCCTCCCCTATCAAGCGCTGGCTCCTGGAAGGCAGCAGTCCAGAGCCGGATCAACCGGGCTATTACGAGGGCGAACACAGCGTGCAGACCAAACACCAGACCCACCCCTGGTGGAAGGTGATGTGCCTGACCGGGGTCGATTACTTTTCTACCCTTGGCTATCAACCTGGCATTGCAGCGCTGGCTGCGGGGGTACTGTCGCCGCTGGCAACGCTGGTACTGGTGCTGGTCACGCTGTTCGGGGCCTTGCCGATGTACCGCCGGGTGGCACAGGAAAGTCCGCATGGCGACGGCTCAATCAGCATGCTCGAACGGCTGCTGGGCTTCTGGCCGGGCAAATTTCTGGTGCTCGCCCTGATCGGCTTCGTGGCGACGGGATTCGTCATCACCATCACGCTTTCAGCCGCCGACGCCGCCGCTCACCTGACTGAGAATCCCCTGCTCAGGCCGATGATCGGCGGCACGCAGGTACCTGTGACCCTCCTGCTGATCACCCTGCTGGGGGCGGTGTTTCTGAGAGGCTTCAATGAAGCGATCGGCATTGCCGTGGGCATCGTGATCGTGTATCTGGGCCTCAGCGCCGTTGTGGTGGTTGACGGCCTGCGGCTGGTGGCCAGTGAACCTCAGATCATCCCCGATTGGTGGGCCATGGTTCAGCAGAGTTACGCCTCGCCGCTGGCGATCATCGGCGCCTCACTGCTGGTGTTTCCCAGACTGGCGCTGGGATTGTCAGGCTTCGAGACGGGCGTGGTGGTCATGCCGCTGATCAAGGGCGATGCAGGCGACACCGAGGCCGCTCCGGCAGGCCGCATCCGCAACGGCCAGAACCTGCTGACCACCGCCGCGCTGATCATGAGCGTGTTTCTGTTGACCAGCAGCTTGGTCACCACCCTTCTGATCCCCACCGCTGCCTTCCAGGCTGGTGGCGCGGCCAACGGGCGGGCGCTGGCGTATCTGGCCCACCAGCGGCTCGGCGAGACGTTCGGCACGCTGTACGACGTCAGCACCATCGCCATTCTGTGGTTTGCGGGCGCTTCTGCCATGGCGGGGCTGCTGAACATCGTGCCTCGTTACCTGCCGCGCTACGGCATGGCCCCTGACTGGATGCGCGCCAACCGCCCACTGGTGCTGGTTTTCGTGACGGTGGCTTTTGTGGTCACGCTGGCCTTCAAAGCCAACGTGGACGCTCAGGCAGGCGCATACGCGACAGGGGTGCTGGCCTTGATGACCTCGGCAGCGGTGGCCGTTACTTTGTCGTCGGTTCGGCGCAGGCAACGCACGCAGAGCTGGGCGTTCGGCCTCATCAGCCTGATTTTTATCTACACCATCTCGGTGACGGTGATCGGCAATCCAGGCGGGCTGCTGATTGCGCTGCTGTTTATCGCCGCGGTGCTGGTGGTCAGCTTTGCCTCACGGGTGCAGCGTTCCTTCGAACTGCGGGTCAGCCGCGTGGTCCTAGACGACTCAGCAGTGCAGCTCCTCAAGAGCTTCCCGATTCGCCCACTGCGCCTGGTGGCCCACCGCCCCGGATGCTACACGCTAGCGGAATACTGCAAACAGGAACTCCGTGCCCGGCAGATGGCCCATCTCCCCGACGACGTGCCCTTCCTCTTCCTAGAAGCCGAGGTGGACGATGCCTCGGACTTCAGCGACGTGGTGGAGGTCAGCAGCGTGAGGGTGGGCCCGTACGGTGTCCTGAAGGCCAGGGGCTCCAGCGTGCCCAACACTATTGCTGCAGTGATGCTGCATCTGCGGGGGAAGGGTGCGCCGCCGCAGGTGTACATGCGCTGGAGTGAGGATACGCCGCTTCACCTGGCCCTCAAGTTCCTGGTGGAAGGCCAGGGCGACGTCCCGCCCCTGACCCACGAAATCCTGCGCCGGGCCGAACCGAACCGGGATCGCCGCCCGATTGTGCATGTGGGGGGCTAGCAGGGCAACAGCGGCAGAACTGGACCGCTGTAGAGGTAGGAGCCTCCTGATGGCCAACTGAATGGACCCAGGCCTCCATCTGTCGAAGTATCAGGGCTGCCGACGATGATCCGCCCGGCTCTTACGTGCGGAAGAAGCATCAAAACTGCGTGACGGCTCAAACGCGGCACACTGGAACCATGGACATCACCAACCGCTTACTGGTCACCATTCCCGCCGCCGCCACACCTGAGGAGCGTTTGAACCATCTCCGACAGGCCATTTTCGCCGCGTTGGAGGACGGCACGCTCACGGTGGCTGAGTTGCAGGCGTTGCGGGAAGCACGGGTGGCGTTGGGCATCAGCGCCCTCCAGGCGCGGACGTTGCGGGCGGAGGTCTATCACGCAGCACTTTTGCGGGCGCAGGAGGATGACCGGCTCTCGTCCGAGGAACTGGAGACGTTGAATCAGATTCTGCTTTTCTTCAACACCCTCAGGGATGAGCGCTGAGCTCAGATCGCATTCCCGCACCAGCGTTTCCAGGGAGACGTGGTCAACGGCTGCAGTAGGGGTGAGTCGACTAAAGGCAACACAAGCATGCGACTGTCCTTACGTGTCTTGCCTATGCCTTACTGGCCAGAGCTCTCAAGGCTGTTGGAGGAGAACAACCGACGCGACAGTGAAGCAGAAATGCTGTTGAA
This window encodes:
- a CDS encoding mercuric reductase; this encodes MSQNKPDTERPAPDRCDAVIIGAGQAGVPLAQALTDSGRQVVLIEAEHVGGTCVNEGCTPTKTMIASARVAHLARRSDEYGVQDGQVQVDFAAVQARKDSVVEQFRSGSRDGLEQAGVELVMGRARFIGPHTVQATLPDGSRRAFEAPLVFINTGARPTWPNLPGLRDVGAVDSTGLLALRELPEHLLILGGGYIGLEFGQAFARFGSRVTVIERGERLASHEDPDVAAALTDVLCDEGVAVLCGREVVWTRRSDSGVDVLVRDPQGEQILSGSHLLVATGRTPNTDDLGLDVAGVDVDERGHVRVDDDLRTNVEGVYALGDVKGGPAFTHVAYDDFRIVRDALLHGQRRSWHNRLIPYTVFTDPQLARVGLDEMQAREQGLRVRVYTLPMSKVARAIETGETSGLMKAVVDDETDQILGATVLGAEGGETLSVLQVAMQGNLTASDLRDGVFSHPTWTESLNNLFMGTPVLHTPKSAADERPGTG
- a CDS encoding APC family permease; the protein is MTPPDSVPAPSIAPSPIKRWLLEGSSPEPDQPGYYEGEHSVQTKHQTHPWWKVMCLTGVDYFSTLGYQPGIAALAAGVLSPLATLVLVLVTLFGALPMYRRVAQESPHGDGSISMLERLLGFWPGKFLVLALIGFVATGFVITITLSAADAAAHLTENPLLRPMIGGTQVPVTLLLITLLGAVFLRGFNEAIGIAVGIVIVYLGLSAVVVVDGLRLVASEPQIIPDWWAMVQQSYASPLAIIGASLLVFPRLALGLSGFETGVVVMPLIKGDAGDTEAAPAGRIRNGQNLLTTAALIMSVFLLTSSLVTTLLIPTAAFQAGGAANGRALAYLAHQRLGETFGTLYDVSTIAILWFAGASAMAGLLNIVPRYLPRYGMAPDWMRANRPLVLVFVTVAFVVTLAFKANVDAQAGAYATGVLALMTSAAVAVTLSSVRRRQRTQSWAFGLISLIFIYTISVTVIGNPGGLLIALLFIAAVLVVSFASRVQRSFELRVSRVVLDDSAVQLLKSFPIRPLRLVAHRPGCYTLAEYCKQELRARQMAHLPDDVPFLFLEAEVDDASDFSDVVEVSSVRVGPYGVLKARGSSVPNTIAAVMLHLRGKGAPPQVYMRWSEDTPLHLALKFLVEGQGDVPPLTHEILRRAEPNRDRRPIVHVGG